The nucleotide window GTTTGTTGATTATGTTTGTTTATTTTATGCGTGCGTAATTGCGTGCGTATATATATATGCCTAGACGAATTGCACTTTAAGCATGGCTAATATAATAAGACAACTTTAAAGGTTTCAATGGTTATTTCATATATAGATGTTAGATCTACACATTATAAATAATACATTAGCCAACATGAACAAGTTGGTGAATGGATGCACATTGTCTAAAAGCCTACAGAGTTGACCCGGCTGAATTGTATACTGTTGCTGGCTGTAAAACACGTGACACACATTCATATGTCATCACCGTCATGGGTGGCGTGTACGAGGCCGTGAGCAAGATCGATGACCTAGCCGGTGGTCTCCTGACCCTGAGCGAGCTGCACGCCTTCATGCTTAGAGTTGACCCCGTCAACTTCAAAGTAATTATCACCACAACTATAGCCAATGTTCCCATAATGCGCTATAGGCGTATGGGCAATGTAGTAGTAGCCTATGCCTATACTAAGCGTTTGCAGAAGGCGCCATTGCACTTTTTCAGGATAATCAAAGTACTGACTCTTAGCTCTGTTTGTCCCTCGTCAGATCCTGTCCCACTGCATCCTGGTGGTCTTGTCCATGCTGTTCGCCGAGGAGTTCACCCCTCAGATTCATGTTGCCGTGGACAAGTTCTTGGCCCTCCTGGCCCTGGCTCTGTCCGAGAAGTACCGCTAAAGTACCAATCAGCACCAACACGCCAGCACTCACACATGCTGTGGTCCTCAGTGTGGAAATAAATTGTCTTCTTCATTGAGAAATAAAAAGTTACATCAAAATGTAATAATTCTCTCCTTAATATGTTTACTTTCAATGTTGTAATAAggttggtaaaaaaaaaacataacataGAAAACACCAATAACCTGTGCTGTTACACCGCACATAATGTAACAACAATGACTTGACACATTATTATTCAAAGCAACTTCAACCAATTAATATGTTACACTTTCTCTCCCAGCACTCAACTGAAATAAAAAAGGGTTGTTGTATAGCTTCTGCTTCTCTGCTGCACTTAAGTTGGCCACACCTGACAAAAGTAACACAAAAGGATTTGGTTAAGATACTGTAACAATACTTCATGCTTATTTGTGTTGATAGCATATTTATAGGAACTTTGATAATAACTTACGTAGACAAAAAAGGAAAGTGCTGTTACTGATTGTCACTGGTGttactagctagagcagtaatACAAGTGTGGAGCAGTAACACCAGCTTAAAATCTGAACAGAAAAAGGCCACAGTCACTCAAACCAGAGTTCATCAACCATACAAACTTCTTTGAATTGTGTGATTTCATTAATTGTTTTGTTCATAATTATATTTTCCTTTGCGTAAGAATGACGAACACCAATGACATTGGACTTAGACACATGAAATTAcccaaaatatatttaaattagtAATATATTAAAAGAGTGTGCAGACTCATCATGTTCTTCCATTAATCCAGCTCCTCCAATGAGCCATTTGCCACAGGACGTACTTCACAAGGttgtatgttttcaaaactgcAATTTCTTTGAAGTGAAAACACCAATGACAAGAAATTGAGCTTTTAAGTTATTACAAATATTTTGTAATCATTTTTGTTTATCTATTCAgtacatacactgagtgcacaaaacattaagaacacctgctctttccatgacatagactgaccaggtgaatccaggtgaaagatttgatcccttattgatgtcacctgttaaatccacttaaatcagtatagatgaaggggaggagacaggttaaagaaggatttttaagccttgagacaattgagacgtggattgtttatgtgtgccattcagagggtgaatgggcaagacaaaatatttaagtgcctttgaacgggtatggtagtaggtaacAGGCCCCAGgctcaccggtttgtgtcaagaactacaacactgctgggtttttcatgctcaacagttttctATGTGAATCAAGAATgggccaccacccaaaggacatccagccaacttgacacaactgtgggaagcattggagtcaaaatgGGCCAGCGTCCGTTTGGAAcgcttccgacaccttgtagaatccatgccccgatgaattgctACCCCCATTATTTTTGTACAATTTATAAAAACAAATGTTTTGCAGTAATATGATTCCCTATTAAATAACAGTTTATTAAAACGAAAAACCTAGAATTTGTTATTAGGGGTTCACAGCAAAactgctggtagagcacggcgcttgtaacgccaaggtagtgggttcgatctccggga belongs to Coregonus clupeaformis isolate EN_2021a chromosome 1, ASM2061545v1, whole genome shotgun sequence and includes:
- the LOC121584489 gene encoding hemoglobin subunit alpha-2-like, which translates into the protein MGGVYEAVSKIDDLAGGLLTLSELHAFMLRVDPVNFKILSHCILVVLSMLFAEEFTPQIHVAVDKFLALLALALSEKYR